One Maribacter dokdonensis DSW-8 DNA window includes the following coding sequences:
- a CDS encoding ABC transporter ATP-binding protein encodes MIDVRDIHKSFGEAHILKGISTTFEKGKTNLIIGQSGSGKTVFLKCLLGLFEPEKGGIAYDGKLYSEHSDDEKRDLRQEMGMVFQGSALFDSMTVEGNVMFPLEMFTKQSKAEMQERVDTVLKRVNLVDAHHKFPSEISGGMQKRVAIARAIVMNPKYLFCDEPNSGLDPKTAILIDNLIKEITEEYNITTVINTHDMNSVMQIGEKIIFLKDGLLEWEGTKNEIFKTDNEAVTNFVYSSDLFKKVRQMYIQEQN; translated from the coding sequence ATGATAGACGTACGAGACATACATAAATCTTTTGGCGAAGCTCATATCCTAAAAGGGATTTCCACCACCTTTGAAAAAGGAAAAACTAATTTGATCATTGGTCAAAGTGGATCTGGTAAAACTGTTTTTCTAAAATGCCTATTGGGGCTATTTGAACCTGAAAAGGGTGGTATAGCATATGATGGCAAGTTGTATTCTGAGCATTCTGACGACGAAAAGCGAGATTTACGACAAGAAATGGGCATGGTATTTCAAGGAAGCGCCTTATTTGACAGCATGACGGTTGAAGGCAACGTAATGTTTCCACTAGAAATGTTTACCAAACAATCAAAAGCTGAAATGCAAGAACGTGTAGACACTGTTTTAAAAAGGGTAAACCTTGTTGATGCCCACCATAAATTTCCCTCTGAGATATCTGGAGGTATGCAAAAACGTGTTGCCATTGCTCGTGCTATTGTCATGAATCCAAAATATCTTTTTTGCGATGAACCCAACTCTGGGTTAGACCCCAAGACGGCAATTCTTATAGACAACTTGATCAAAGAAATTACTGAAGAATATAATATCACCACGGTCATTAACACTCATGACATGAACTCAGTGATGCAAATTGGCGAGAAAATTATTTTCTTAAAAGACGGGCTGTTGGAATGGGAAGGCACCAAAAACGAAATCTTTAAAACCGATAACGAAGCTGTCACCAATTTTGTGTATTCATCAGATCTCTTCAAGAAAGTACGCCAAATGTATATTCAAGAGCAAAATTAA
- a CDS encoding MlaE family ABC transporter permease, producing the protein MNYLASVGSYAIMIREVFKKPTKWRIMKSLIFKEIDELIFSSLGIIIFISFFIGAVVAIQTALNLTNPLIPRNLIGFATRQSVILEFAPTFVSIIMAGKVGSYITSSIGTMRVTEQIDALEVMGVNSLNYLVFPKIIAMLFYPFAIAISMYVGIFGGWMAGVFGGFLTSEDFITGLQSDFVPFHIAYAFVKTLIFAFVIATVPSFHGFYMKGGALEVGKASTTSFVWTSVVIIILNYILTQLLLG; encoded by the coding sequence ATGAACTATTTAGCATCTGTAGGAAGCTATGCCATTATGATCCGTGAGGTTTTTAAAAAACCTACAAAATGGAGAATAATGAAGTCCCTTATATTTAAAGAAATAGATGAACTTATCTTTAGTTCATTGGGTATTATCATATTTATCTCCTTTTTTATAGGTGCCGTTGTTGCCATACAAACAGCACTTAACTTAACAAACCCGTTAATACCCAGAAATTTAATTGGTTTTGCCACCAGACAATCGGTAATATTAGAATTTGCCCCAACTTTTGTATCTATAATTATGGCAGGTAAGGTAGGATCTTACATTACCTCTAGCATAGGTACTATGAGGGTTACAGAACAAATAGATGCTTTGGAGGTTATGGGTGTTAACTCATTGAACTACTTGGTATTTCCTAAAATTATAGCCATGTTGTTCTACCCCTTTGCGATTGCTATTTCTATGTATGTAGGAATTTTTGGAGGATGGATGGCCGGTGTTTTTGGCGGATTTCTTACTAGTGAGGATTTCATTACAGGTTTACAATCTGATTTTGTTCCTTTTCATATTGCTTATGCATTTGTAAAAACCTTAATTTTTGCTTTTGTAATTGCAACAGTACCTTCATTTCATGGGTTTTACATGAAGGGTGGTGCATTGGAGGTAGGTAAAGCAAGTACAACCTCGTTCGTGTGGACCAGTGTTGTTATAATTATACTTAATTATATTTTAACCCAACTTTTACTAGGATAA